The segment GGCGGCTAGATCGTGCGCCGCGCACCGGCCGGCGGTACAGCTCTCCGCCATCGCCTCAGTGCAGCACGGCGCGCACAGAGCCGAACTCTGCCGGGCTGCTTCGCGAACGACGAGTGGATCTGATTGCCGCATGGTGAACGACCTCGCTTGTACCTTGCAGATCGTAAAAGCGATCGCGATCCAGTCAATGAAACGAAACCAGCTTTGTTTGGCGCGGGGCGCAATGATCGCTTCGTTGGTCACGCAGAGACCGGAATATTTGCGATGATGACAGTCTACGCGAACGCTTTGTATGCCTGACAGCGGGCGCAATCGCGTCGATCGGCGCTCGAAACAACTCAACTCGCCGGCCTTCCTCATCGAGACGAACGCACTCGTCTCCGATCAATGACGCATTCACACGCTTCATGCTTGCTTTGCTCGCAACAACGCAAATTCATTTCATCGACAGCTTTGCGATCGCCGACATAGAGTCGAGCGAAACAACGAGCGCGACGACACCCGACAACGCTAGACATTTGCGAGCCAGGCCATGAGCAAACGGCAACTTTCCCTGAATTTCTTCATCTATCCGGACGGCCATCACGAGGCGGCCTGGCGTCACAAGGCTTCGACGACGGACCGCATCCTCGACGTCACCTACTATCAGGAGCTGGCTCAACCCGCCGAAGCGCACAAGTTCGACGCGGTGTTCTTCGCCGACGGTCCGGCGCTGGCGGACAATGTCCGCTACGCCCAGCGGTTCCGGTTGGAGCCAATCACCCTGCTCACCGCAATCGCGTCCGCCACCAAACGCATCGGGCTGATCGCGACGGCATCGACGACCTACACCGAGCCCTACAATCTCGCGCGGCTGTTCGCCTCGCTCGATCACATCAGTAGGGGACGTGCGGGTTGGAATATCGTGACGACGAGCTCGCCGCAAGCCGCCCAGAACTTCGGCCTGCCCGAGCATCCGCCGCATCACGAACGCTATGAACGGGCGCGCGAATATCTCGATGTTATCACGAGGCTATGGGACAGTTGGGAAGACGACGCGCTGGTCAACGATCCCGTCTCGGGCATTTTCGCGGACACGAGCAAGATCCACGCGATCGACCACATCGGAAAGCATTTTCGTGTGCGCGGTCCGCTCAATGTCTCGCGGCCGCCGCAGGGCCGGCCGGTCTATGTCCAGGCGGGCTCGTCCGAGGACGGACGCGCATTTGCCGCGCGCTTTGCCGAAGCTATCTTTACTGCGCACCAGACGCTGGCGAGCGCGCAGGAGTTTTATGCCGACATCAAGCGTCAGACGCGCGGTTTCGACCGTAGTCCCGACCAGATCAAGATCCTGCCCGGTATCTCGCCGTTCATCGCCAGCACGCAGGTCGAGGCCGACAGGCTCCAGGAGGAGTTCAACGCGTTGATCCAACCGGAATTCTCGCTGACCCAGCTCCGCCAGATGACCGGGCTCGATCTCACCGGCTTCGATCTCGATGGCCCCTTTCCGCGTCATCTGATCGACACCAGCGGCGCGCGCGGCGTCGCCAGCCGCCTCAAGCTCGTGGTCGACATCGTCGACCGCGAGAAGCCGACGATCCGCCAGCTCGTGCAGCGCCTTGCCGGCGCGCGCGGCCATTGGGTCATCGCCGGCCCCCCGGAGAAGATCGCCGACAACATCCAGACTTGGTTCGAGAACGGTGCCGCCGATGGCTTCAACGTCATGCCGCCCTTCCTGCCCGGCGGCTTCGATCTCTTCGCCGGACAGGTCGTACCGATTCTGCGCAAACGTGGCCTGTTCCGCCACGACTACATCGGCAGGACGCTGCGTGATCATTACGGCTTGGACCGTCCGGAAAGCGTGTTCTCAAGATCCGTTGAGGCGATCGCCTGACCGCTTGGAACAGAAACGGAGCATTCGATTCGTCGCGAAACATTCCGCCTGCTTCAGTGCTTTCCGCTGGCATGAATTTCCAAAGACACGAATGCACAACGAAAAGGCCCGCGGTCGCCCATTTGAGTATGCTGATCCAAAACAGGGAGGCAGCGCATGGCCAGCCGGCACGCGATTGTCATCGGCGGTGGCGCCAGCGGCGTACTGCTTGCCTATCAGCTCTTGCGCCAGGGCAGCACGGTCTTCCGCGTCACGCTGATCGAGCGGCGATCCGAGATCGGCCGCGGCCTCGCCTATCACACCGGCAATCCCGATCACCTGCTCAATGTGCGGGCAGGCAATATGAGCGCCCTGCCCGAGGATCCAGATCATTTCGTGCGCTGGCTTGCCGCGCGCGACCTTTGCGGTGCTGACCCCTACTGCTTCGTCCCGCGGCGGGTCTTTGGCGATTACATCGAGAGCTTGATCCAGCCGCTGATCGAACGCGAGCCGGGATCGCGCGGCCTCACCCTGGTAAACGACGAATGTGTCGCGATCAGCGAAGGCCGGACGGGCGTCATGATCCGGCTTGCGAATGGCACACGGCTGTCCGGCGACATCGCCATTCTTGCGACAGGTCACGAGTCCCGTCACGCGCCACTCGCCTGCTATGCTGACCCTTGGGCGCCGCACGCCAATGACGGCATCGCCGGGGACTCGCCGCTCCTGATTCTCGGCACCGGCCTCACCATGGTCGACTTCGTGCTGTCGCGATTGCGCGAAGGCCATAGCGGACCGATCATCGCCATGTCGCGCCGCGGGCTGCTGTCGAGAGCGCACCGCCGCGTCGAGCCGCTGCACATCGATGATGCGGAGATCCCTTTTGGGGCCAGCGCCAGCCGATTGCTGCGTTGGCTACGTGATCGCGTCGAGACCCATCGCGCTGAAGGTGGCGACTGGCGCAGCGTCATTGACGGAATGCGGCCCTTCACCCAGCGTCTCTGGCGCGAGCTTCCGCCACGCTCAAGGCAGCGCTTTCTCGAGCACGCGCGCGCCTGGTGGGAGGTCCACCGGCACCGGATGGCGCCTGAGGTCGAGGAAAGGATCACCACCGCGATTACGGATGACCGGTTAAGCCTCATCGCGGCCAAAATCATCGACATCATTCCGCTCACCAATGGCGCGCGGGTCCTCTATCGCAGACGCGGCAGGAACCAGGCGGACAGCCTTGATGTCGCAGCGATCGTCGATTGCAGCGGGATCGTACGGGATCCCAGCGTCACGACGAATCCGGCGCTCCGCAGCCTGTTCGCTCAGGGCCTTGGGCGGATCGATTCCTTGCGCATCGGCATTGATGTCGGATTCGATGGCGCCCTGATCGATCGCGAGGGGCACCGTCCCGCCGGCTGTACGCGGTGGGGCCGCTGACACGTTCGGCGTACTGGGAGATCGTCGCGATCCCCGACATCCGCAATCAATGCGCCGAGCTCGCCAGCCATCTGGTCGAGATTCACGGCGAAACGACGACGAATGTTCTTCGGACTACCTCCTCCCGGGCGGTTGCAAGATTTATGCGGCTCAGCGCCCGGTGACGCGAGTTCGCTGTAGATCGGCTTGGCCCTCGCCCCCCAAATCGGCGCCCGAGGTTGACCCCGCCACATCCGCCGAACCTCACACCCGAAGAAAGTGCTTCTCGGCACGTGCGCGAGCCCTGAGCGCGGGCATCGTCGTTGGCTAAGAACAGCTCGTTTGAGGCCGAAACTGCAAGTAGTGAGCTTATACTGTTCAGACGGCTTTAAGGGGTGGCGCGCACCAGCAATCGCTTCGGATCAACTTGTTCGACAACGACTGGATCAGGACGTCCGATGAGATAGCCTTGCATTTCGTCGCAGCCCTCCTGCGAGAGGAGCGACATCTGTGCCTCAGTTTCGATCCTTTCTGCAAGCACGGGCACGCCCAACCCATGCGCAAGACCGATGACGGCGCGCACGATTGCCAGCGCGCGTTCGCTCTGTCCAAGCGACGCGCGCCTGCATTGAACGGGCAGCAACGAAGGCGGGCGGGTCACGGTTAGATGAAACCGGCGCTTTTGCCCCCGTCGATGACGATCGTTGTACCATTCAAGAACTCCGCCTTGCGCGAACATATGAAGCCGACGAGTTCGCCGATCTCGTTGGCCCGACCTGCGCGGCCGAGGGGATTGTCGCCGGCGATTGTTTTCATCGCCTCTGCCCGGGAAATGTTGCGTTCCGATGCGAGTGCATCAACGCGTGCGCGAACACGGCCCGTGTCAAAATAGCCAGGGGCGACGACATTCACGCGAACATTATCCTTCGCGGCGCTCCTGGCGAGAATCTTCGCCATATTTGCGATCGCCGACCGGAACGTGCTTGCAAGGACGAGATGTGCCGACGGCTCACGCGCCTCGGCGCCCGTAATGAAAACGATATCGCCGTTCCCTCGCTCGCGCATATGTGGAAGAGCCCTGCGCACCAGTCGCACTGCGCTCATCAGGAGCATTTCGAAAGCCTGGCACCAAAGATCGTCAGACAGATCCTCGACAGTTCCGTAAGCCATATGGCCCGAATTGATCACCAAGCAATCGATGTGAGGCAGATGTGCCAAAGCCTGGTCAAAGAGAGCTTCCGTATCTCGAGGGTCGCGCAAATCCGAACAGACACCGAAAACACGAGATCCGCCAGCGATGGTCTCAAGCTGTCGAACCGATGCCGCCATCTTTTTCGGGTCGCGGCCGGTAAGCACGAGATCAAAGCCGTCGGACACTAGCTTCTCAGCAATCCCTAAGCCGATGCCTGCCGTACCAGCCGTTATGAGTGCCGTTCGTCCCATATCGTTCCCACCGCAATAGCGCTCAAGTGGTGGCGCTGGCCGCCAGGAATGGCGG is part of the Bradyrhizobium commune genome and harbors:
- a CDS encoding LLM class flavin-dependent oxidoreductase — its product is MSKRQLSLNFFIYPDGHHEAAWRHKASTTDRILDVTYYQELAQPAEAHKFDAVFFADGPALADNVRYAQRFRLEPITLLTAIASATKRIGLIATASTTYTEPYNLARLFASLDHISRGRAGWNIVTTSSPQAAQNFGLPEHPPHHERYERAREYLDVITRLWDSWEDDALVNDPVSGIFADTSKIHAIDHIGKHFRVRGPLNVSRPPQGRPVYVQAGSSEDGRAFAARFAEAIFTAHQTLASAQEFYADIKRQTRGFDRSPDQIKILPGISPFIASTQVEADRLQEEFNALIQPEFSLTQLRQMTGLDLTGFDLDGPFPRHLIDTSGARGVASRLKLVVDIVDREKPTIRQLVQRLAGARGHWVIAGPPEKIADNIQTWFENGAADGFNVMPPFLPGGFDLFAGQVVPILRKRGLFRHDYIGRTLRDHYGLDRPESVFSRSVEAIA
- a CDS encoding FAD/NAD(P)-binding protein, with amino-acid sequence MASRHAIVIGGGASGVLLAYQLLRQGSTVFRVTLIERRSEIGRGLAYHTGNPDHLLNVRAGNMSALPEDPDHFVRWLAARDLCGADPYCFVPRRVFGDYIESLIQPLIEREPGSRGLTLVNDECVAISEGRTGVMIRLANGTRLSGDIAILATGHESRHAPLACYADPWAPHANDGIAGDSPLLILGTGLTMVDFVLSRLREGHSGPIIAMSRRGLLSRAHRRVEPLHIDDAEIPFGASASRLLRWLRDRVETHRAEGGDWRSVIDGMRPFTQRLWRELPPRSRQRFLEHARAWWEVHRHRMAPEVEERITTAITDDRLSLIAAKIIDIIPLTNGARVLYRRRGRNQADSLDVAAIVDCSGIVRDPSVTTNPALRSLFAQGLGRIDSLRIGIDVGFDGALIDREGHRPAGCTRWGR
- a CDS encoding SDR family oxidoreductase, with protein sequence MSDGFDLVLTGRDPKKMAASVRQLETIAGGSRVFGVCSDLRDPRDTEALFDQALAHLPHIDCLVINSGHMAYGTVEDLSDDLWCQAFEMLLMSAVRLVRRALPHMRERGNGDIVFITGAEAREPSAHLVLASTFRSAIANMAKILARSAAKDNVRVNVVAPGYFDTGRVRARVDALASERNISRAEAMKTIAGDNPLGRAGRANEIGELVGFICSRKAEFLNGTTIVIDGGKSAGFI
- a CDS encoding EAL domain-containing protein, whose amino-acid sequence is MTRPPSLLPVQCRRASLGQSERALAIVRAVIGLAHGLGVPVLAERIETEAQMSLLSQEGCDEMQGYLIGRPDPVVVEQVDPKRLLVRATP